The following proteins are encoded in a genomic region of Molothrus aeneus isolate 106 chromosome 12, BPBGC_Maene_1.0, whole genome shotgun sequence:
- the CCDC66 gene encoding coiled-coil domain-containing protein 66 isoform X3 produces the protein MNLGDGLKLETEVLDGKPRLILASSDKSKPAMKMGNKARAPKQALRIKHTGLILRPTQNACIQQENLTKPRSESSLSMTKGEKLQVNKHSSHEATTKSYSSIFQRDKTNRYPDSEDASIVKKTKHKPHAPHVSAEDLKSLVCLTQAQLQQILMIVKEGRSISETNNEKQEEMATNEASEENVTAPLQKDCEVSPVPDEANSDSGRKQEARPQPGQNVIKDSWKPADLFSTLGEREGEKALLELKKAQWKKELDEQVALKKKLKETLEGEVGYFWAKLGSKKTPKVETPDPDQTVLAADSIHGTEESSACTAALATEADGVALNVPRAPAGQTSESSPSDFPAGSCAALPFRAEEHDRWEMHFDSFKKHFNANAQHPLNGMHRKPESLSLSPDPKDPTAFIHPLSPAALGNLLPLQMGTAEKAAKNGALEQSQRVSFLRSMTALLDPAQIEERDRRRQKQLEHQKAIMAQVEEKRKQKQLEEEQRKWEEQQEELRLAREKAQLQKQFEEEMLKQKQKEELATLKAKELYQTMEKAQELAQGSKQDQHIPALAQKAHDISELQNSLGGGDTEFDNCNSGISAQSPDFPAGVESPPELQGSPRKDTAVQTDCFNTSAYTESAEQRPACCESPDISIEYKEMSNSKKYQEEMHYMDKNKLPGKGTGGIYSDLYEQYARKERHIKSSEKYSKRPDWNINKPGKRYIPASERYPKALQKQREENKVRRQMELLQLLERNSPGRLSARRGGHSASSASPREETAGKRKGHRGRKEEKFHKNHLNEERSESPPVPAVRNRLLQVQQRQMQAPPVAVMEQLGGRELDARAASQRSSPAAPSPPWARFVPYVRTREVFCLPPEAPPSRPSTHHTHDSYQMPQQIFSSDHVRDPLLNPDAVTIRERQQEILKGLSKLRQGLLQKQKELENTLIPIVAQENFMPPF, from the exons ATGAACCTGGG TGATGGACTGAAACTCGAAACTGAAGTGCTGGATGGAAAGCCTAGGCTAATTTTAGCTTcttctg ATAAATCAAAGCCTGCTATGAAG ATGGGTAATAAAGCCAGAGCACCTAAACAGGCATTGAGAATAAAGCACACCGGACTCATCTTGAGGCCAACACAAAATGCTTGTATCCAGCAGGAAAATTTAACAAAGCCAAGGAGTGAATCAAGCTTATCAATGACAAAAGGTGAAAAACTGCAAGTCAATAAACACTCCTCACATGAAGCCACAACTAAAAGTTACTCTTCAATTTTCCAAAGAGATAAGACAAACAGATATCCTGATTCAGAGGATGCTAGTATTGTGAAAAAAACTAAACACAAACCTCACGCCCCACATGTATCAGCTGAAGACTTAAAAAGTTTGGTGTGTTTAACACAAGCACAGCTTCAACAGATCTTGATGATTGttaaagaaggaagaagcatcTCTGAGACTAATAATGAAAAGCAAGAGGAAATGG CTACTAATGAGGCATCAGAGGAAAATGTTACAGCACCACTCCAGAAAGATTGTGaagtgtccccagtcccagaTGAAGCAAACTCTGATTCAGGCAGGAAACAAGAAGCACGTCCACAGCCAGGACAGAATGTTAT AAAGGATTCATGGAAACCTGCTGACTTGTTTAGTACCTTGGGTGaaagagaaggggagaaagcCTTATTGGAACTTAAAAAGGCCCAATGGAAGAAGGAATTAG ATGAACAGGTAGCGCTGAAGAAGAAGCTGAAAGAAACTTTGGAGGGAGAAGTGGGTTATTTCTGGGCAAAACTTGGCAGTAAGAAAACCCCTAAAGTGGAAACACCTGACCCAGACCAG ACAGTACTTGCAGCTGACTCAATCCATGGCACTGAGGAGAGCTCTGCCTGTACAGCTGCTTTAGCCACAGAGGCTGATGGAGTTGCACTGAATGTTCCAAGAGCTCCAGCTGGGCAGACTTCTGAGTCCAGTCCTTCTGACTTCCCAGCTGGCAGTTGTGCAGCATTGCCTTTCAGG GCAGAAGAGCATGACAGATGGGAAATGCATTTTGATTCTTTTAAGAAGCACTTCAATGCTAATGCACAACACCCCTTAAATGGAATGCACAGAAAACCTGAAAGTCTTTCCTTGTCACCAGACCCCAAGGACCCGACTGCTTTCATTCACCCTTTGTCCCCTGCAGCTTTAGGCAACCTCTTGCCCTTACAGATGGGAACTGCAgagaaagctgctaaaaatgGTGCTTTGGAACAAAGTCAGAGAGTCAG TTTCCTGCGTTCCATGACGGCGCTGCTGGACCCTGCACAGATTgaggagagggacaggaggcGGCAGAAGCAGTTGGAACACCAG AAAGCAATAATGGCTCAGGTGGAAGAAAAACGGAAGCAGAAACAACTGgaggaagagcagagaaaatggGAAGAGCAACAGGAAGAGCTGCGCCTGGCACGAGAAAAAGCACAACTGCAGAAACAGTTTGAAGAAGAAATgctgaaacaaaaacaaaaggag GAACTCGCAACTCTTAAAGCCAAAGAGCTTTATCAGACAATGGAGAAAGCTCAGGAATTAGCCCAGGGATCAAAACAAGACCAGCACATTCCAGCCTTGGCTCAGAAGGCACATGACATTTCAGAACTTCAGAACAGTCTTGGTGGTG GTGATACAGAGTTTGACAACTGTAATTCTGGCATTTCAGCACAAAGTCCTGATTTCCCTGCAGGTGTGGAGAGcccccctgagctgcagggctccCCTCGGAAGGACACGGCGGTGCAGACAG atTGCTTTAATACTTCAGCATACACAGAGTCAGCTGAGCAAAGACCTGCATGTTGTGAATCGCCTGATATTTCCATAGAATATAAAGAAATGTCTAACAGCAAAAAATACCAGGAGGAAATGCATTATATGGATAAAAATAAACTTCCAGGAAAAGGGACTGGTGGTATTTACAGTGATCTATATGAGCAGTAtgcaagaaaagaaaggcaCATTAAATCTTcggaaaaatacagcaaaagacCTGACTGGAACATAAACAAGCCTGGGAAAAGATACATTCCAGCCTCAGAAAGGTACCCCAAAGCTCTGCAGAAACAGAGGGAGGAGAACAAGGTGCGCCGGcaaatggagctgctgcagctgctggaaaggAACAGCCCCGGGCGGCTGAGTGCGAGAAGGGGAGGGCactcagccagctctgcctcaccCCGGGAAGAAAcagctgggaagaggaagggccACAGAGGCAGAAAG GAAGAAAAATTTCATAAGAATCACTTGAATGAAGAAAG ATCGGAATCACCGCCCGTTCCAGCAGTTAGGAACCGATTACTCCAAGTACAGCAAAGGCAGATGCAGGCTCCTCCTGTCGCGGtgatggagcagctggggggcAGAGAGCTGGACGCGCGGGCAGCCTCGCAGCGGAGCAGCCCCGCCGCCCCCAGCCCGCCCTGGGCGCGCTTCGTGCCCTACGTGCGCACCCGGGAGGTTTTCTGCCTGCCCCCGGAGGCACCGCCCAGCCGGCCCTCGACTCACCACACCCACG ATTCTTACCAAATGCCACAACAGATTTTTAGCTCAGATCATGTTAGAGATCCTCTTCTGAATCCTGATGCCGTTACAATCAGAGAGAGACAACAAGAAATTCTCAAAGGATTGTCAAAATTACGACAG GGCCTCCTGCAGAAGCAGAAGGAGTTGGAGAACACTCTGATTCCCATTGTAGCTCAAGAGAACTTCATGCCACCGTTTTGA
- the CCDC66 gene encoding coiled-coil domain-containing protein 66 isoform X1: MNLGDGLKLETEVLDGKPRLILASSDKSKPAMKMGNKARAPKQALRIKHTGLILRPTQNACIQQENLTKPRSESSLSMTKGEKLQVNKHSSHEATTKSYSSIFQRDKTNRYPDSEDASIVKKTKHKPHAPHVSAEDLKSLVCLTQAQLQQILMIVKEGRSISETNNEKQEEMATNEASEENVTAPLQKDCEVSPVPDEANSDSGRKQEARPQPGQNVIKDSWKPADLFSTLGEREGEKALLELKKAQWKKELDEQVALKKKLKETLEGEVGYFWAKLGSKKTPKVETPDPDQTVLAADSIHGTEESSACTAALATEADGVALNVPRAPAGQTSESSPSDFPAGSCAALPFREAVPQERPFSALKHEQQKKWLEELDKQREEAKLRKLEEKLNLSKAEEHDRWEMHFDSFKKHFNANAQHPLNGMHRKPESLSLSPDPKDPTAFIHPLSPAALGNLLPLQMGTAEKAAKNGALEQSQRVSFLRSMTALLDPAQIEERDRRRQKQLEHQKAIMAQVEEKRKQKQLEEEQRKWEEQQEELRLAREKAQLQKQFEEEMLKQKQKEELATLKAKELYQTMEKAQELAQGSKQDQHIPALAQKAHDISELQNSLGGGDTEFDNCNSGISAQSPDFPAGVESPPELQGSPRKDTAVQTDCFNTSAYTESAEQRPACCESPDISIEYKEMSNSKKYQEEMHYMDKNKLPGKGTGGIYSDLYEQYARKERHIKSSEKYSKRPDWNINKPGKRYIPASERYPKALQKQREENKVRRQMELLQLLERNSPGRLSARRGGHSASSASPREETAGKRKGHRGRKEEKFHKNHLNEERSESPPVPAVRNRLLQVQQRQMQAPPVAVMEQLGGRELDARAASQRSSPAAPSPPWARFVPYVRTREVFCLPPEAPPSRPSTHHTHDSYQMPQQIFSSDHVRDPLLNPDAVTIRERQQEILKGLSKLRQGLLQKQKELENTLIPIVAQENFMPPF, encoded by the exons ATGAACCTGGG TGATGGACTGAAACTCGAAACTGAAGTGCTGGATGGAAAGCCTAGGCTAATTTTAGCTTcttctg ATAAATCAAAGCCTGCTATGAAG ATGGGTAATAAAGCCAGAGCACCTAAACAGGCATTGAGAATAAAGCACACCGGACTCATCTTGAGGCCAACACAAAATGCTTGTATCCAGCAGGAAAATTTAACAAAGCCAAGGAGTGAATCAAGCTTATCAATGACAAAAGGTGAAAAACTGCAAGTCAATAAACACTCCTCACATGAAGCCACAACTAAAAGTTACTCTTCAATTTTCCAAAGAGATAAGACAAACAGATATCCTGATTCAGAGGATGCTAGTATTGTGAAAAAAACTAAACACAAACCTCACGCCCCACATGTATCAGCTGAAGACTTAAAAAGTTTGGTGTGTTTAACACAAGCACAGCTTCAACAGATCTTGATGATTGttaaagaaggaagaagcatcTCTGAGACTAATAATGAAAAGCAAGAGGAAATGG CTACTAATGAGGCATCAGAGGAAAATGTTACAGCACCACTCCAGAAAGATTGTGaagtgtccccagtcccagaTGAAGCAAACTCTGATTCAGGCAGGAAACAAGAAGCACGTCCACAGCCAGGACAGAATGTTAT AAAGGATTCATGGAAACCTGCTGACTTGTTTAGTACCTTGGGTGaaagagaaggggagaaagcCTTATTGGAACTTAAAAAGGCCCAATGGAAGAAGGAATTAG ATGAACAGGTAGCGCTGAAGAAGAAGCTGAAAGAAACTTTGGAGGGAGAAGTGGGTTATTTCTGGGCAAAACTTGGCAGTAAGAAAACCCCTAAAGTGGAAACACCTGACCCAGACCAG ACAGTACTTGCAGCTGACTCAATCCATGGCACTGAGGAGAGCTCTGCCTGTACAGCTGCTTTAGCCACAGAGGCTGATGGAGTTGCACTGAATGTTCCAAGAGCTCCAGCTGGGCAGACTTCTGAGTCCAGTCCTTCTGACTTCCCAGCTGGCAGTTGTGCAGCATTGCCTTTCAGG GAAGCTGTGCCACAGGAGCGACCTTTTAGTGCTCTGAAACATGAGCAACAGAAGAAGTGGCTTGAAGAGTTGGACAAGCAGAGGGAAGAAGCTAAACTAcgaaaattagaagaaaaacttaatttatcaaag GCAGAAGAGCATGACAGATGGGAAATGCATTTTGATTCTTTTAAGAAGCACTTCAATGCTAATGCACAACACCCCTTAAATGGAATGCACAGAAAACCTGAAAGTCTTTCCTTGTCACCAGACCCCAAGGACCCGACTGCTTTCATTCACCCTTTGTCCCCTGCAGCTTTAGGCAACCTCTTGCCCTTACAGATGGGAACTGCAgagaaagctgctaaaaatgGTGCTTTGGAACAAAGTCAGAGAGTCAG TTTCCTGCGTTCCATGACGGCGCTGCTGGACCCTGCACAGATTgaggagagggacaggaggcGGCAGAAGCAGTTGGAACACCAG AAAGCAATAATGGCTCAGGTGGAAGAAAAACGGAAGCAGAAACAACTGgaggaagagcagagaaaatggGAAGAGCAACAGGAAGAGCTGCGCCTGGCACGAGAAAAAGCACAACTGCAGAAACAGTTTGAAGAAGAAATgctgaaacaaaaacaaaaggag GAACTCGCAACTCTTAAAGCCAAAGAGCTTTATCAGACAATGGAGAAAGCTCAGGAATTAGCCCAGGGATCAAAACAAGACCAGCACATTCCAGCCTTGGCTCAGAAGGCACATGACATTTCAGAACTTCAGAACAGTCTTGGTGGTG GTGATACAGAGTTTGACAACTGTAATTCTGGCATTTCAGCACAAAGTCCTGATTTCCCTGCAGGTGTGGAGAGcccccctgagctgcagggctccCCTCGGAAGGACACGGCGGTGCAGACAG atTGCTTTAATACTTCAGCATACACAGAGTCAGCTGAGCAAAGACCTGCATGTTGTGAATCGCCTGATATTTCCATAGAATATAAAGAAATGTCTAACAGCAAAAAATACCAGGAGGAAATGCATTATATGGATAAAAATAAACTTCCAGGAAAAGGGACTGGTGGTATTTACAGTGATCTATATGAGCAGTAtgcaagaaaagaaaggcaCATTAAATCTTcggaaaaatacagcaaaagacCTGACTGGAACATAAACAAGCCTGGGAAAAGATACATTCCAGCCTCAGAAAGGTACCCCAAAGCTCTGCAGAAACAGAGGGAGGAGAACAAGGTGCGCCGGcaaatggagctgctgcagctgctggaaaggAACAGCCCCGGGCGGCTGAGTGCGAGAAGGGGAGGGCactcagccagctctgcctcaccCCGGGAAGAAAcagctgggaagaggaagggccACAGAGGCAGAAAG GAAGAAAAATTTCATAAGAATCACTTGAATGAAGAAAG ATCGGAATCACCGCCCGTTCCAGCAGTTAGGAACCGATTACTCCAAGTACAGCAAAGGCAGATGCAGGCTCCTCCTGTCGCGGtgatggagcagctggggggcAGAGAGCTGGACGCGCGGGCAGCCTCGCAGCGGAGCAGCCCCGCCGCCCCCAGCCCGCCCTGGGCGCGCTTCGTGCCCTACGTGCGCACCCGGGAGGTTTTCTGCCTGCCCCCGGAGGCACCGCCCAGCCGGCCCTCGACTCACCACACCCACG ATTCTTACCAAATGCCACAACAGATTTTTAGCTCAGATCATGTTAGAGATCCTCTTCTGAATCCTGATGCCGTTACAATCAGAGAGAGACAACAAGAAATTCTCAAAGGATTGTCAAAATTACGACAG GGCCTCCTGCAGAAGCAGAAGGAGTTGGAGAACACTCTGATTCCCATTGTAGCTCAAGAGAACTTCATGCCACCGTTTTGA
- the CCDC66 gene encoding coiled-coil domain-containing protein 66 isoform X2, producing MGNKARAPKQALRIKHTGLILRPTQNACIQQENLTKPRSESSLSMTKGEKLQVNKHSSHEATTKSYSSIFQRDKTNRYPDSEDASIVKKTKHKPHAPHVSAEDLKSLVCLTQAQLQQILMIVKEGRSISETNNEKQEEMATNEASEENVTAPLQKDCEVSPVPDEANSDSGRKQEARPQPGQNVIKDSWKPADLFSTLGEREGEKALLELKKAQWKKELDEQVALKKKLKETLEGEVGYFWAKLGSKKTPKVETPDPDQTVLAADSIHGTEESSACTAALATEADGVALNVPRAPAGQTSESSPSDFPAGSCAALPFREAVPQERPFSALKHEQQKKWLEELDKQREEAKLRKLEEKLNLSKAEEHDRWEMHFDSFKKHFNANAQHPLNGMHRKPESLSLSPDPKDPTAFIHPLSPAALGNLLPLQMGTAEKAAKNGALEQSQRVSFLRSMTALLDPAQIEERDRRRQKQLEHQKAIMAQVEEKRKQKQLEEEQRKWEEQQEELRLAREKAQLQKQFEEEMLKQKQKEELATLKAKELYQTMEKAQELAQGSKQDQHIPALAQKAHDISELQNSLGGGDTEFDNCNSGISAQSPDFPAGVESPPELQGSPRKDTAVQTDCFNTSAYTESAEQRPACCESPDISIEYKEMSNSKKYQEEMHYMDKNKLPGKGTGGIYSDLYEQYARKERHIKSSEKYSKRPDWNINKPGKRYIPASERYPKALQKQREENKVRRQMELLQLLERNSPGRLSARRGGHSASSASPREETAGKRKGHRGRKEEKFHKNHLNEERSESPPVPAVRNRLLQVQQRQMQAPPVAVMEQLGGRELDARAASQRSSPAAPSPPWARFVPYVRTREVFCLPPEAPPSRPSTHHTHDSYQMPQQIFSSDHVRDPLLNPDAVTIRERQQEILKGLSKLRQGLLQKQKELENTLIPIVAQENFMPPF from the exons ATGGGTAATAAAGCCAGAGCACCTAAACAGGCATTGAGAATAAAGCACACCGGACTCATCTTGAGGCCAACACAAAATGCTTGTATCCAGCAGGAAAATTTAACAAAGCCAAGGAGTGAATCAAGCTTATCAATGACAAAAGGTGAAAAACTGCAAGTCAATAAACACTCCTCACATGAAGCCACAACTAAAAGTTACTCTTCAATTTTCCAAAGAGATAAGACAAACAGATATCCTGATTCAGAGGATGCTAGTATTGTGAAAAAAACTAAACACAAACCTCACGCCCCACATGTATCAGCTGAAGACTTAAAAAGTTTGGTGTGTTTAACACAAGCACAGCTTCAACAGATCTTGATGATTGttaaagaaggaagaagcatcTCTGAGACTAATAATGAAAAGCAAGAGGAAATGG CTACTAATGAGGCATCAGAGGAAAATGTTACAGCACCACTCCAGAAAGATTGTGaagtgtccccagtcccagaTGAAGCAAACTCTGATTCAGGCAGGAAACAAGAAGCACGTCCACAGCCAGGACAGAATGTTAT AAAGGATTCATGGAAACCTGCTGACTTGTTTAGTACCTTGGGTGaaagagaaggggagaaagcCTTATTGGAACTTAAAAAGGCCCAATGGAAGAAGGAATTAG ATGAACAGGTAGCGCTGAAGAAGAAGCTGAAAGAAACTTTGGAGGGAGAAGTGGGTTATTTCTGGGCAAAACTTGGCAGTAAGAAAACCCCTAAAGTGGAAACACCTGACCCAGACCAG ACAGTACTTGCAGCTGACTCAATCCATGGCACTGAGGAGAGCTCTGCCTGTACAGCTGCTTTAGCCACAGAGGCTGATGGAGTTGCACTGAATGTTCCAAGAGCTCCAGCTGGGCAGACTTCTGAGTCCAGTCCTTCTGACTTCCCAGCTGGCAGTTGTGCAGCATTGCCTTTCAGG GAAGCTGTGCCACAGGAGCGACCTTTTAGTGCTCTGAAACATGAGCAACAGAAGAAGTGGCTTGAAGAGTTGGACAAGCAGAGGGAAGAAGCTAAACTAcgaaaattagaagaaaaacttaatttatcaaag GCAGAAGAGCATGACAGATGGGAAATGCATTTTGATTCTTTTAAGAAGCACTTCAATGCTAATGCACAACACCCCTTAAATGGAATGCACAGAAAACCTGAAAGTCTTTCCTTGTCACCAGACCCCAAGGACCCGACTGCTTTCATTCACCCTTTGTCCCCTGCAGCTTTAGGCAACCTCTTGCCCTTACAGATGGGAACTGCAgagaaagctgctaaaaatgGTGCTTTGGAACAAAGTCAGAGAGTCAG TTTCCTGCGTTCCATGACGGCGCTGCTGGACCCTGCACAGATTgaggagagggacaggaggcGGCAGAAGCAGTTGGAACACCAG AAAGCAATAATGGCTCAGGTGGAAGAAAAACGGAAGCAGAAACAACTGgaggaagagcagagaaaatggGAAGAGCAACAGGAAGAGCTGCGCCTGGCACGAGAAAAAGCACAACTGCAGAAACAGTTTGAAGAAGAAATgctgaaacaaaaacaaaaggag GAACTCGCAACTCTTAAAGCCAAAGAGCTTTATCAGACAATGGAGAAAGCTCAGGAATTAGCCCAGGGATCAAAACAAGACCAGCACATTCCAGCCTTGGCTCAGAAGGCACATGACATTTCAGAACTTCAGAACAGTCTTGGTGGTG GTGATACAGAGTTTGACAACTGTAATTCTGGCATTTCAGCACAAAGTCCTGATTTCCCTGCAGGTGTGGAGAGcccccctgagctgcagggctccCCTCGGAAGGACACGGCGGTGCAGACAG atTGCTTTAATACTTCAGCATACACAGAGTCAGCTGAGCAAAGACCTGCATGTTGTGAATCGCCTGATATTTCCATAGAATATAAAGAAATGTCTAACAGCAAAAAATACCAGGAGGAAATGCATTATATGGATAAAAATAAACTTCCAGGAAAAGGGACTGGTGGTATTTACAGTGATCTATATGAGCAGTAtgcaagaaaagaaaggcaCATTAAATCTTcggaaaaatacagcaaaagacCTGACTGGAACATAAACAAGCCTGGGAAAAGATACATTCCAGCCTCAGAAAGGTACCCCAAAGCTCTGCAGAAACAGAGGGAGGAGAACAAGGTGCGCCGGcaaatggagctgctgcagctgctggaaaggAACAGCCCCGGGCGGCTGAGTGCGAGAAGGGGAGGGCactcagccagctctgcctcaccCCGGGAAGAAAcagctgggaagaggaagggccACAGAGGCAGAAAG GAAGAAAAATTTCATAAGAATCACTTGAATGAAGAAAG ATCGGAATCACCGCCCGTTCCAGCAGTTAGGAACCGATTACTCCAAGTACAGCAAAGGCAGATGCAGGCTCCTCCTGTCGCGGtgatggagcagctggggggcAGAGAGCTGGACGCGCGGGCAGCCTCGCAGCGGAGCAGCCCCGCCGCCCCCAGCCCGCCCTGGGCGCGCTTCGTGCCCTACGTGCGCACCCGGGAGGTTTTCTGCCTGCCCCCGGAGGCACCGCCCAGCCGGCCCTCGACTCACCACACCCACG ATTCTTACCAAATGCCACAACAGATTTTTAGCTCAGATCATGTTAGAGATCCTCTTCTGAATCCTGATGCCGTTACAATCAGAGAGAGACAACAAGAAATTCTCAAAGGATTGTCAAAATTACGACAG GGCCTCCTGCAGAAGCAGAAGGAGTTGGAGAACACTCTGATTCCCATTGTAGCTCAAGAGAACTTCATGCCACCGTTTTGA
- the CCDC66 gene encoding coiled-coil domain-containing protein 66 isoform X4: MKSKRKWLLMRHQRKMLQHHSRKIVKCPQSQMKQTLIQAGNKKHVHSQDRMLYEQVALKKKLKETLEGEVGYFWAKLGSKKTPKVETPDPDQTVLAADSIHGTEESSACTAALATEADGVALNVPRAPAGQTSESSPSDFPAGSCAALPFREAVPQERPFSALKHEQQKKWLEELDKQREEAKLRKLEEKLNLSKAEEHDRWEMHFDSFKKHFNANAQHPLNGMHRKPESLSLSPDPKDPTAFIHPLSPAALGNLLPLQMGTAEKAAKNGALEQSQRVSFLRSMTALLDPAQIEERDRRRQKQLEHQKAIMAQVEEKRKQKQLEEEQRKWEEQQEELRLAREKAQLQKQFEEEMLKQKQKEELATLKAKELYQTMEKAQELAQGSKQDQHIPALAQKAHDISELQNSLGGGDTEFDNCNSGISAQSPDFPAGVESPPELQGSPRKDTAVQTDCFNTSAYTESAEQRPACCESPDISIEYKEMSNSKKYQEEMHYMDKNKLPGKGTGGIYSDLYEQYARKERHIKSSEKYSKRPDWNINKPGKRYIPASERYPKALQKQREENKVRRQMELLQLLERNSPGRLSARRGGHSASSASPREETAGKRKGHRGRKEEKFHKNHLNEERSESPPVPAVRNRLLQVQQRQMQAPPVAVMEQLGGRELDARAASQRSSPAAPSPPWARFVPYVRTREVFCLPPEAPPSRPSTHHTHDSYQMPQQIFSSDHVRDPLLNPDAVTIRERQQEILKGLSKLRQGLLQKQKELENTLIPIVAQENFMPPF, encoded by the exons ATGAAAAGCAAGAGGAAATGG CTACTAATGAGGCATCAGAGGAAAATGTTACAGCACCACTCCAGAAAGATTGTGaagtgtccccagtcccagaTGAAGCAAACTCTGATTCAGGCAGGAAACAAGAAGCACGTCCACAGCCAGGACAGAATGTTAT ATGAACAGGTAGCGCTGAAGAAGAAGCTGAAAGAAACTTTGGAGGGAGAAGTGGGTTATTTCTGGGCAAAACTTGGCAGTAAGAAAACCCCTAAAGTGGAAACACCTGACCCAGACCAG ACAGTACTTGCAGCTGACTCAATCCATGGCACTGAGGAGAGCTCTGCCTGTACAGCTGCTTTAGCCACAGAGGCTGATGGAGTTGCACTGAATGTTCCAAGAGCTCCAGCTGGGCAGACTTCTGAGTCCAGTCCTTCTGACTTCCCAGCTGGCAGTTGTGCAGCATTGCCTTTCAGG GAAGCTGTGCCACAGGAGCGACCTTTTAGTGCTCTGAAACATGAGCAACAGAAGAAGTGGCTTGAAGAGTTGGACAAGCAGAGGGAAGAAGCTAAACTAcgaaaattagaagaaaaacttaatttatcaaag GCAGAAGAGCATGACAGATGGGAAATGCATTTTGATTCTTTTAAGAAGCACTTCAATGCTAATGCACAACACCCCTTAAATGGAATGCACAGAAAACCTGAAAGTCTTTCCTTGTCACCAGACCCCAAGGACCCGACTGCTTTCATTCACCCTTTGTCCCCTGCAGCTTTAGGCAACCTCTTGCCCTTACAGATGGGAACTGCAgagaaagctgctaaaaatgGTGCTTTGGAACAAAGTCAGAGAGTCAG TTTCCTGCGTTCCATGACGGCGCTGCTGGACCCTGCACAGATTgaggagagggacaggaggcGGCAGAAGCAGTTGGAACACCAG AAAGCAATAATGGCTCAGGTGGAAGAAAAACGGAAGCAGAAACAACTGgaggaagagcagagaaaatggGAAGAGCAACAGGAAGAGCTGCGCCTGGCACGAGAAAAAGCACAACTGCAGAAACAGTTTGAAGAAGAAATgctgaaacaaaaacaaaaggag GAACTCGCAACTCTTAAAGCCAAAGAGCTTTATCAGACAATGGAGAAAGCTCAGGAATTAGCCCAGGGATCAAAACAAGACCAGCACATTCCAGCCTTGGCTCAGAAGGCACATGACATTTCAGAACTTCAGAACAGTCTTGGTGGTG GTGATACAGAGTTTGACAACTGTAATTCTGGCATTTCAGCACAAAGTCCTGATTTCCCTGCAGGTGTGGAGAGcccccctgagctgcagggctccCCTCGGAAGGACACGGCGGTGCAGACAG atTGCTTTAATACTTCAGCATACACAGAGTCAGCTGAGCAAAGACCTGCATGTTGTGAATCGCCTGATATTTCCATAGAATATAAAGAAATGTCTAACAGCAAAAAATACCAGGAGGAAATGCATTATATGGATAAAAATAAACTTCCAGGAAAAGGGACTGGTGGTATTTACAGTGATCTATATGAGCAGTAtgcaagaaaagaaaggcaCATTAAATCTTcggaaaaatacagcaaaagacCTGACTGGAACATAAACAAGCCTGGGAAAAGATACATTCCAGCCTCAGAAAGGTACCCCAAAGCTCTGCAGAAACAGAGGGAGGAGAACAAGGTGCGCCGGcaaatggagctgctgcagctgctggaaaggAACAGCCCCGGGCGGCTGAGTGCGAGAAGGGGAGGGCactcagccagctctgcctcaccCCGGGAAGAAAcagctgggaagaggaagggccACAGAGGCAGAAAG GAAGAAAAATTTCATAAGAATCACTTGAATGAAGAAAG ATCGGAATCACCGCCCGTTCCAGCAGTTAGGAACCGATTACTCCAAGTACAGCAAAGGCAGATGCAGGCTCCTCCTGTCGCGGtgatggagcagctggggggcAGAGAGCTGGACGCGCGGGCAGCCTCGCAGCGGAGCAGCCCCGCCGCCCCCAGCCCGCCCTGGGCGCGCTTCGTGCCCTACGTGCGCACCCGGGAGGTTTTCTGCCTGCCCCCGGAGGCACCGCCCAGCCGGCCCTCGACTCACCACACCCACG ATTCTTACCAAATGCCACAACAGATTTTTAGCTCAGATCATGTTAGAGATCCTCTTCTGAATCCTGATGCCGTTACAATCAGAGAGAGACAACAAGAAATTCTCAAAGGATTGTCAAAATTACGACAG GGCCTCCTGCAGAAGCAGAAGGAGTTGGAGAACACTCTGATTCCCATTGTAGCTCAAGAGAACTTCATGCCACCGTTTTGA